One part of the Candidatus Nezhaarchaeota archaeon genome encodes these proteins:
- the larE gene encoding ATP-dependent sacrificial sulfur transferase LarE gives MSQAGWMGLRQKLERLEAFIGEKGGGGALVALSGGVDSSALTAICRKVLGGRVVAATSMSAIHPREEVEDAKRVAEEVGVKHVLVETRELQSEDFLRNPEDRCYFCKKELLRALREAAEGLGLEAIFEGTTLSDLEGHRPGFRAVAEEEGVYSPWVKAGFTKEEVRALAKAIGLSVSSKPPQSCLATRIPFGERITLERLARIEEAEGAVRRLTGARQVRVRDHGGLARIEVERGERQLFLDVRTIDAVAEELRKLGFMYVTLDLEGYRPGSMLRALQPKGP, from the coding sequence GTGAGCCAGGCGGGCTGGATGGGCCTCCGCCAAAAGCTAGAGAGGCTAGAGGCCTTCATAGGGGAGAAGGGGGGAGGGGGCGCCCTCGTCGCCCTCTCCGGCGGCGTCGACAGCTCAGCCCTAACAGCTATCTGCCGCAAGGTGTTGGGGGGGAGGGTCGTCGCCGCGACGTCCATGTCTGCGATACACCCGAGGGAGGAGGTGGAGGACGCGAAGAGGGTCGCTGAAGAAGTAGGCGTTAAGCACGTGCTAGTGGAGACCAGGGAGCTTCAAAGCGAGGACTTCTTAAGGAACCCGGAGGACCGCTGCTACTTCTGTAAGAAGGAGCTGCTGAGGGCTCTTAGAGAGGCTGCTGAGGGGCTCGGGCTCGAGGCGATCTTCGAGGGGACCACCCTGTCGGATCTAGAGGGGCACAGGCCTGGGTTCAGGGCCGTCGCGGAGGAGGAGGGCGTATACAGCCCATGGGTAAAGGCGGGGTTCACTAAGGAGGAGGTCAGGGCGCTGGCTAAGGCTATCGGGCTATCTGTAAGCAGTAAGCCCCCTCAGTCGTGCCTAGCCACCCGCATACCGTTCGGGGAGAGGATAACGCTCGAGAGGCTGGCTAGGATTGAGGAGGCTGAGGGGGCCGTGAGGAGGCTGACGGGGGCTCGCCAAGTACGCGTCCGAGACCACGGCGGCCTGGCTAGGATAGAGGTCGAGAGGGGTGAGAGGCAGCTTTTCTTAGACGTGAGGACCATCGACGCTGTGGCTGAGGAGCTTAGGAAGCTAGGGTTTATGTACGTGACGCTGGACTTAGAGGGGTATAGGCCTGGGAGCATGCTGCGGGCGCTCCAACCCAAAGGGCCCTAG
- a CDS encoding AAA family ATPase, whose protein sequence is MRLRVENFGPISYADVEVKPLTVIIGKNNSGKSMIAQLMFTLMSLKEGYLGQAFLSLISKQIRMRYPIGISALPLTLSLILDKDFEERIKKAETPYSIVKTFIEAVVHGLAKPLDKVLRDLLERHFAVELRRLVNLCSDCAKVECAYSRYSTIEFTVTKDGNLEARLNIKVEELIDSLLKDEEVGWLISKYLTKKRRPAYPLIVDKVVARMIELMFPRKPLLLASYIPAGRAGLLEGYEVVSSALIRLAPSAPLRGISMPPMPGMASEFYYTMLQLEGRDGPFAKMADLFKELIGGDIVFEKLKAPEGKSKMVYTFKFNDREGSVDLIHAASMVKELAPIYLVVKELADKGFLLIVEEPESHLHPGAQVKLMEIFVKLVNEGLNIVMTTHSDILLRKLAHLILSGSIGTWARLSLNPKDVCIYLLKPGEGGYVTQEVNVCEEVPTFDEVIKQLYEEERELYLALQEESQ, encoded by the coding sequence ATGAGGCTGAGGGTCGAAAACTTCGGGCCGATAAGCTATGCTGACGTCGAGGTAAAGCCCTTAACAGTAATCATAGGCAAAAACAATTCCGGGAAATCTATGATAGCTCAGCTAATGTTCACCTTAATGTCCTTAAAAGAGGGATACCTAGGGCAGGCCTTCTTGTCATTAATAAGTAAGCAAATACGTATGAGGTACCCTATTGGAATTTCAGCTCTACCTCTCACGCTGTCGCTTATTTTAGATAAGGACTTTGAAGAAAGGATTAAGAAAGCGGAAACGCCGTACTCTATCGTAAAAACGTTCATAGAGGCGGTAGTTCATGGTTTAGCTAAACCTTTAGACAAAGTTCTAAGAGACCTGCTCGAAAGGCACTTTGCCGTAGAACTCAGGAGGCTAGTGAACCTCTGCTCTGACTGCGCGAAGGTTGAATGTGCCTACTCTAGGTATTCAACGATAGAGTTCACAGTGACGAAGGACGGCAATTTAGAGGCTAGGCTCAACATTAAGGTGGAGGAACTAATTGATAGTCTACTTAAGGATGAGGAGGTGGGTTGGCTTATAAGTAAGTATCTCACTAAGAAAAGACGCCCAGCTTATCCATTAATTGTCGACAAGGTAGTCGCGAGGATGATAGAGCTCATGTTTCCAAGGAAGCCTCTATTGTTGGCTTCGTACATACCCGCTGGTAGGGCTGGGCTGTTAGAGGGTTATGAGGTTGTGTCTTCTGCGCTAATACGCTTGGCGCCCTCTGCCCCTCTGAGGGGAATATCCATGCCACCCATGCCGGGCATGGCCTCTGAGTTCTACTACACTATGTTACAACTAGAAGGAAGGGACGGCCCCTTCGCGAAAATGGCAGACCTATTTAAGGAGTTAATCGGGGGCGATATAGTTTTCGAGAAGCTAAAAGCCCCTGAAGGCAAGAGTAAAATGGTTTATACGTTCAAATTTAATGACAGGGAGGGCTCTGTAGATCTTATACACGCGGCCTCTATGGTTAAGGAGCTTGCACCCATATACCTGGTTGTGAAGGAGCTTGCCGACAAAGGCTTCTTACTTATAGTAGAGGAGCCTGAGTCACACTTGCACCCTGGAGCCCAGGTCAAGCTTATGGAGATTTTTGTGAAGCTGGTCAATGAGGGGCTAAACATAGTAATGACCACTCATAGCGATATACTTTTACGAAAACTGGCCCACTTAATATTGAGCGGGTCGATAGGGACCTGGGCCAGGCTATCCCTCAATCCCAAGGATGTGTGTATATACCTTCTAAAGCCAGGTGAGGGCGGGTACGTTACTCAAGAGGTAAATGTATGTGAAGAGGTGCCCACTTTCGATGAAGTTATTAAGCAACTATACGAGGAAGAAAGGGAGCTATATTTAGCGCTTCAGGAGGAAAGTCAGTGA
- a CDS encoding sulfide-dependent adenosine diphosphate thiazole synthase: MSARPGVDIEEEEVTRAIVRRTMEDWVSIAKTDVAIVGAGPAGLTAAMYTAKAGLRTVVFERRLSFGGGIGGGGMLFHKIVVEEPADKILGEVGCRLEPIGRGLFVTDAAEMMAKLASRAIDAGAKVILGVTVEDVIYRGGPLRIVGVVIQWTSVLMAGLHVDPLGVKAEAVVDCTGHPAEVLSIVSKKIPELNLTVGGEKSMWASSSERLVVEGTREVCPGLFAAGMAVAAIDRAPRMGPVFGGMLLSGAKVAQLIVNKLLGKGAAKVTPLDL, encoded by the coding sequence GTGTCGGCTAGGCCTGGGGTGGACATTGAGGAGGAGGAGGTAACTAGGGCGATAGTCAGGAGGACGATGGAGGACTGGGTCAGCATAGCTAAGACGGACGTAGCCATCGTCGGCGCCGGCCCCGCTGGGCTGACCGCAGCGATGTACACCGCTAAGGCAGGCTTGAGGACGGTGGTCTTCGAGAGGAGGCTCTCGTTCGGAGGTGGCATCGGGGGAGGGGGGATGCTGTTCCACAAGATAGTTGTGGAGGAGCCGGCGGACAAGATACTGGGCGAAGTAGGCTGTAGGCTAGAGCCCATTGGGAGGGGCCTATTCGTAACTGACGCGGCCGAGATGATGGCTAAGCTGGCCTCCAGGGCCATAGACGCGGGCGCCAAGGTCATCCTGGGCGTGACCGTGGAGGACGTGATCTATAGAGGAGGCCCTCTTAGGATAGTCGGCGTAGTGATCCAGTGGACGTCGGTACTAATGGCTGGGCTGCACGTCGACCCGCTCGGAGTAAAGGCCGAGGCCGTCGTGGACTGCACAGGCCACCCTGCTGAAGTGCTGTCTATAGTGTCGAAGAAGATTCCGGAGCTAAACCTAACGGTCGGAGGCGAGAAGTCTATGTGGGCCTCTAGCTCTGAGAGGCTGGTCGTCGAGGGGACGAGGGAGGTCTGCCCAGGCCTCTTCGCCGCGGGGATGGCGGTCGCAGCGATAGATAGGGCGCCGCGCATGGGGCCAGTATTTGGAGGCATGCTACTGAGCGGGGCCAAGGTAGCTCAGCTAATCGTCAATAAGCTCTTAGGGAAGGGGGCGGCCAAGGTCACACCGCTCGACCTCTAG